From Bacteroidales bacterium, one genomic window encodes:
- a CDS encoding DUF2723 domain-containing protein yields the protein MNYRKMNLIGGWLTFAISAFVYLSTIPYTTSFWDCGEFIGSAYRMEVCHPPGSPLFLMMGRLFSMFAPTPADVATMVNIMSGLASAFTIMFLFWTITHLAKKLIDPDNSETVGKTLAIMGAGLTGALAYTFSDTFWFSAVEGEVYALSSLFTAVVFWAILKWENVANEPSANKWLLLIAYLMGLSIGVHLLNLLAIPAIVMVYYFKKYEPSTKGVIGALLVSVVILGAIMYGIIPYTVKIASWFELGFINGLGMPYGTGMAIFAILLIGGLIWGIHRTYKKKKVVLNTVLLGVSLIILGYGSYAMTVIRSNANPPMDQNNPENMFSLLSYLNREQYGDRPLFYGHVYSAPALSSTPKISYRPKDGKYVPFDNGMNIKYDDRFYMLFPRMFSANETHIEEYKRWANIKGTPITINYGQEPETRIKPTFGENVKFLINYQLGFMYFRYFMWNFAGRQNDIQGHGELANGNWISGIPFIDNARLGDQSLLPDSWENKANNKYYFLPLILGIVGLLYQYFRDKKDFWVVMLLFVLTGIAIVIYLNQTPIQPRERDYAYAGSFYAFTIWIGMAVLALYELLQKVINSKVSAVAATTVCMLGAPIIMGAENWDDHDRSGRYMARDFAYNYLNSCDENAIIFTMGDNDTFPIWYIQEVEGVRTDVRVLCLPYLSTDWYINQLRRQVWESTPVKFTMEPEKYVMGTRDMVYVFDRKELYINEKYEASKKSLEEPYNNLYDLLVSTLSKSDFPKSESTTWNQLKEDRDRIYPAQLIGLSRMLTQRDAIVKYKINEQKARQLESETSRVQDLIGSAPLPAKLAMKFVLDDNMSTKLTTGESYLPARRLIIPVDKQKVLASGTVQPKDSAKIVDNIVFEIKDNVIGKSDLAMLDLFANNDWERPIYTTSTAGAGVFTELLRQYSQNEGFAYRFVPIKNETGGDGSINTDILYDNLMNKFMYRNLNNMDVYYEWTEIRSLRTVSLRDKFTALADQLLKEGEKDKAVEVMKRSFEVLPIERLPIDYFSRNAIRTYYETGDITAADSIARLAAINAIQEINFVLQPDPLIENGYVREEQLAYFLLQDIMEVLRRYNRTDLKNELSSYLAKKLENKSKLIPEIANAPDEHKELIRMLFSIDPKYTDTWLKSLTPEQRSVIEKFLYLNEYESKVINIYALWAL from the coding sequence ATGAACTACAGAAAAATGAATTTGATAGGCGGCTGGCTGACATTTGCCATCTCTGCCTTTGTGTATCTAAGCACAATACCTTACACAACAAGCTTTTGGGATTGTGGCGAGTTTATTGGCTCGGCTTATCGAATGGAAGTTTGCCACCCACCAGGAAGCCCACTGTTTCTAATGATGGGACGACTATTTTCAATGTTCGCCCCCACTCCCGCAGATGTTGCCACAATGGTTAACATAATGAGCGGACTGGCAAGTGCCTTTACAATTATGTTCCTCTTCTGGACAATCACACACTTAGCCAAGAAACTGATAGACCCCGATAACAGCGAAACAGTTGGTAAAACATTGGCTATCATGGGAGCAGGTCTAACAGGTGCGCTTGCATACACTTTTTCTGATACATTCTGGTTTTCGGCTGTTGAAGGAGAGGTTTACGCTCTATCGTCACTCTTTACAGCAGTCGTCTTTTGGGCAATTTTAAAATGGGAGAATGTTGCCAACGAACCGTCGGCAAACAAATGGCTTCTCCTAATCGCATATCTCATGGGGCTTTCAATAGGTGTCCACCTTTTAAACCTGTTGGCAATTCCCGCAATTGTTATGGTATATTATTTCAAAAAATACGAACCCAGCACCAAAGGAGTTATTGGCGCACTATTAGTATCCGTTGTTATCCTTGGAGCAATAATGTACGGCATAATTCCATATACTGTAAAAATAGCATCATGGTTTGAACTTGGCTTTATCAACGGTTTAGGAATGCCTTATGGAACAGGTATGGCGATATTTGCAATATTGCTGATTGGCGGACTTATTTGGGGAATACACCGAACCTACAAAAAGAAAAAAGTTGTACTAAACACCGTACTACTCGGCGTTTCGCTTATAATCTTAGGATACGGCTCTTATGCAATGACCGTTATACGTTCAAATGCAAATCCCCCGATGGACCAAAACAATCCGGAAAATATGTTCAGTCTGCTGTCGTATCTAAACCGCGAGCAGTACGGCGACAGACCACTATTCTACGGTCATGTCTATTCTGCACCGGCGTTAAGTAGCACTCCAAAAATATCATACCGACCAAAAGATGGCAAATATGTTCCGTTCGACAATGGTATGAACATTAAATACGATGATAGATTTTATATGCTTTTCCCACGTATGTTCTCAGCTAACGAAACACACATTGAAGAGTATAAACGTTGGGCAAATATAAAGGGTACTCCTATCACAATAAACTACGGACAAGAACCTGAAACGAGAATAAAACCAACTTTTGGAGAAAACGTTAAGTTTTTAATTAACTATCAGCTTGGCTTTATGTACTTCCGATACTTTATGTGGAACTTTGCCGGTCGCCAGAACGATATTCAAGGACACGGAGAGTTGGCAAATGGAAACTGGATAAGCGGAATACCTTTTATCGACAACGCCCGACTTGGAGATCAGTCACTCCTACCCGACTCGTGGGAAAACAAAGCCAACAACAAATACTATTTCTTACCACTGATTCTTGGGATAGTTGGGCTACTATATCAATACTTCAGAGACAAAAAAGATTTTTGGGTTGTAATGCTTCTGTTTGTCTTAACAGGAATTGCAATTGTTATATACCTGAATCAAACGCCGATACAGCCACGTGAGCGAGACTATGCCTATGCTGGCTCGTTCTATGCCTTTACAATTTGGATAGGGATGGCGGTTTTGGCTCTGTACGAGCTACTACAAAAGGTTATAAACAGCAAAGTGTCAGCTGTTGCTGCAACGACAGTTTGTATGTTAGGTGCTCCAATAATTATGGGTGCTGAAAACTGGGACGACCACGACAGATCAGGACGTTACATGGCACGCGATTTTGCATACAACTACCTGAATTCCTGCGACGAAAACGCCATTATCTTTACTATGGGCGATAACGACACATTCCCAATATGGTATATACAAGAGGTTGAAGGTGTTAGGACTGATGTAAGGGTATTGTGTCTTCCATATTTAAGTACCGATTGGTACATAAACCAACTGAGACGGCAAGTCTGGGAAAGCACACCCGTTAAATTTACAATGGAGCCCGAAAAATATGTCATGGGAACGAGAGACATGGTTTATGTTTTCGACCGTAAAGAGCTGTATATTAACGAAAAATACGAGGCTTCAAAGAAATCGTTAGAAGAACCATACAACAATTTGTATGATCTGTTAGTATCGACACTAAGTAAAAGCGATTTTCCCAAAAGCGAATCCACAACATGGAATCAACTTAAAGAAGATAGAGATAGAATATATCCAGCCCAGCTTATAGGTCTTTCACGCATGTTGACGCAAAGAGATGCTATAGTTAAATACAAGATTAATGAGCAGAAAGCCAGACAATTAGAGTCTGAAACAAGTCGTGTTCAGGATCTAATTGGATCAGCGCCACTTCCTGCAAAACTTGCAATGAAATTTGTCTTAGACGACAATATGAGTACTAAACTTACAACTGGAGAAAGCTATTTACCGGCAAGACGACTTATAATTCCCGTTGACAAACAGAAAGTTTTAGCCTCTGGAACAGTGCAACCAAAAGATTCCGCTAAAATCGTTGACAACATTGTGTTTGAAATAAAAGACAATGTCATAGGTAAATCTGATTTAGCTATGTTAGATCTTTTTGCAAACAACGACTGGGAACGTCCTATCTATACCACATCGACTGCCGGTGCCGGAGTATTTACTGAATTATTAAGACAATATTCTCAAAATGAGGGATTTGCATACCGATTTGTCCCAATCAAAAACGAAACTGGCGGAGACGGAAGTATCAACACCGATATCTTGTACGACAACCTAATGAACAAATTCATGTACAGGAACTTAAACAACATGGATGTTTATTACGAGTGGACTGAAATCAGATCACTACGCACAGTCTCTCTTCGGGACAAATTTACTGCTCTCGCCGATCAACTTCTTAAAGAGGGAGAAAAAGATAAGGCTGTTGAAGTTATGAAACGTTCATTTGAGGTTCTTCCGATAGAAAGACTGCCCATTGATTATTTCTCACGCAATGCTATCAGAACATATTACGAAACAGGCGATATTACAGCTGCTGATAGCATAGCGCGTCTGGCTGCTATAAACGCTATTCAAGAAATCAATTTCGTTTTACAACCCGATCCTTTAATTGAGAACGGTTATGTACGAGAAGAACAACTTGCATATTTCTTATTACAAGATATTATGGAAGTACTAAGACGCTACAATCGCACCGATTTAAAGAACGAGTTAAGCAGCTATTTAGCTAAGAAATTAGAGAACAAATCAAAACTAATTCCCGAAATAGCAAACGCACCAGATGAGCATAAAGAGCTTATACGAATGCTCTTTTCTATAGATCCAAAATACACTGACACTTGGTTAAAATCTCTGACACCAGAACAAAGAAGTGTTATAGAGAAGTTTTTATATCTCAATGAATATGAGTCGAAAGTGATTAATATTTATGCTCTCTGGGCACTTTAG
- a CDS encoding radical SAM protein, which translates to MPKKRFRKIYVEITNECNLSCSFCSVSEREKLYMSVANFELILQKTHQFTDYIYLHVKGEPLLHPNLSDILDLCAQYKLKTVLVTNGTLLNSASDILISKTAIKQINISLHCYSELPKNLSKELYLQTVFSFIRLAHRETDIVISLRFWNQSNDSRETHLSNTELFRAIETEFNLDFSIAETLKPAVGLKINDKLWLNSDFEFQWANLSLPILGTKGTCLGLRDQIAILSDGTVVPCCIDSEGVINLQNIFERDLQEIINSPRATAIINGFRNFQKVEPLCQRCRFFD; encoded by the coding sequence ATGCCCAAAAAACGATTCAGAAAAATATACGTCGAGATAACCAACGAGTGCAATCTCAGTTGTAGCTTCTGTTCAGTATCCGAACGGGAAAAGCTGTATATGTCGGTTGCCAATTTTGAGCTGATATTGCAAAAGACGCATCAGTTTACCGACTATATTTATCTGCACGTTAAAGGTGAACCTCTTTTGCACCCGAACCTGAGCGATATACTCGATCTGTGCGCACAATACAAACTTAAAACAGTTTTGGTAACAAACGGAACTTTACTAAACAGCGCAAGCGATATTTTGATTTCAAAAACGGCTATTAAGCAGATTAACATATCGTTACACTGCTATAGCGAGTTGCCGAAAAACCTGTCAAAAGAGCTTTACTTGCAAACCGTGTTCAGTTTTATAAGGTTAGCGCACAGAGAGACTGATATTGTAATATCGCTACGATTTTGGAACCAATCTAATGACAGTAGAGAGACACATCTATCTAATACAGAGCTTTTTAGAGCCATTGAAACAGAGTTTAATTTAGATTTTAGCATTGCAGAAACGCTAAAACCCGCCGTAGGGTTGAAAATAAACGACAAGTTGTGGTTGAATTCCGATTTTGAGTTCCAGTGGGCTAATCTCTCTCTGCCTATTTTAGGAACCAAAGGAACTTGCTTAGGGCTACGTGACCAAATAGCAATATTAAGTGATGGCACGGTCGTTCCATGCTGCATTGATAGTGAGGGAGTTATTAATTTGCAAAATATTTTTGAGCGCGACTTGCAGGAGATTATCAATTCCCCAAGAGCAACGGCTATTATTAACGGGTTTAGAAATTTTCAAAAAGTTGAGCCTCTTTGCCAAAGATGCAGGTTTTTTGATTAA
- a CDS encoding HutD family protein, with the protein MEILVIQKQSHKTTNWSGGTTTELFIYPKGSDYQKRNFLFRVSTATIEIEESQFTKLADVNREIMILDGEIELIHEGRYSKTLGKFDTDTFSGEWDTRSIGKATDFNLMTKGNVRGHIRHLGLSAESAQTVNFSTKTQKALFYIYSGKLQICDKIVDSGDVLFFDTPSNHENVDIKAVTKADVIVVELTLIN; encoded by the coding sequence ATGGAAATACTTGTAATACAGAAGCAATCACACAAAACAACAAACTGGTCGGGAGGAACCACCACAGAGCTTTTTATCTATCCAAAAGGAAGTGACTATCAAAAGCGAAACTTTCTGTTTCGTGTAAGCACGGCAACCATCGAGATTGAGGAGTCTCAGTTTACAAAACTTGCCGATGTAAATCGCGAGATAATGATTTTAGACGGAGAAATAGAGTTAATACACGAGGGGCGTTATTCCAAAACGTTAGGTAAGTTCGATACCGACACATTTTCCGGAGAGTGGGATACCCGAAGCATTGGCAAGGCTACGGATTTTAACCTAATGACAAAAGGTAACGTAAGAGGTCATATTAGACACTTGGGGTTAAGCGCAGAAAGTGCTCAAACAGTGAACTTTAGCACAAAAACACAGAAAGCTCTTTTTTACATCTATTCTGGCAAGTTACAAATATGTGACAAAATAGTAGATAGTGGCGATGTTCTATTTTTTGACACTCCGTCTAATCATGAAAACGTTGATATTAAGGCTGTCACGAAAGCGGATGTTATTGTTGTTGAACTCACCTTAATCAATTAG
- a CDS encoding N-6 DNA methylase produces MAFFQQTVLNKYLRNLNSENILTNYEVFKKTFHNPEIQENIRQSNEEQYQGGFLNDLFVNVLGYKLNPQENFNLTTEFKNVKDSKKADGAILINNKVKAVIELKGTNTIDLDKVEDQAFGYKNNQPDCTYVIISNFEKLRFYIDNAIEHIEFNLFALTEEQFKILWLCLAYENIADDLPKKIKTASISQEDEITKKLYEDYSQFKQELFRNIVKLNPEHDELELFKKSQKLLDRFLFIFFAEDRNLLPPNSMRKILHQWKQLQELDAYIPLYDRFKLYFKYMNTGHKGKNDDVYAYNGGLFKPDTILDSIIIDDAVLHEHTLKLSNYDYASEVDVNILGHIFEHSLNEIEEIKANLEGKEVDKNKTKRKKDGIYYTPKYITKYIVENTVGKLCDEKKQELGIVEEDYITDRKRNTSTKKTLLNKLELYRAWLLKLTICDPACGSGAFLNQALDFLIKEHRYIDELIAKVTGASIVFGDIEISILENNLFGVDLNEESVEIAKLSLWLRTARPQRKLNDLNDNIKCGNSLIDDPEVAGDKAFNWEAEFPQVFAEGGFDVVIGNPPYVRGRELEEKERRYLDKYGIASNDTAILFIKIGKSLINTKGVLSYIVPKSLLYASNWDVIRYEIYKHLYMVIDCGKVWNEVLLEQVIFALSHCYSKEYKTGFRFENTIQELDFVDNKYVEIFNFLPARETSKTLSIAKKMLNSSTSLNSAYKNIAGVPNQKHITSYGDYNMIGGAEFNRFEIYKFKGKIDKKWVQTDNAFIKENTLIVQNIIAHILYPVEHIKITACIPSKEHINVTTIANTVNQLSTELEISNKFTWCIINSKLINWYVFHFVFAMAIRTMHFYNPISEKTPFKYKDIDQQPFIDKADQMLSLNKSLQEILQKFTRMLERRFEIDKIPNRLQEWHTLSFNEFLNELRKRKVKLSLAQETEWEDYFHAEKEKATTIAEQISATDREIDQMVYKLYDLTDEEIEIVEKG; encoded by the coding sequence ATGGCTTTTTTTCAACAAACTGTATTAAACAAATATCTCCGCAATCTTAATAGTGAAAATATATTAACAAATTATGAGGTATTCAAAAAAACATTTCATAACCCTGAAATACAGGAGAATATTCGACAAAGCAATGAGGAGCAATATCAAGGAGGGTTTTTAAACGATCTTTTTGTAAACGTTCTTGGTTATAAACTCAATCCACAAGAGAACTTTAACTTAACTACTGAATTCAAAAACGTAAAAGATTCAAAAAAAGCCGATGGGGCAATCCTCATAAACAACAAAGTAAAGGCTGTAATAGAGTTGAAAGGAACAAACACCATCGACCTCGATAAAGTTGAAGACCAAGCATTCGGATATAAAAACAATCAACCCGATTGTACATATGTTATCATCTCTAATTTCGAGAAACTTCGTTTCTATATCGATAATGCCATTGAGCACATAGAGTTTAATCTTTTCGCGCTTACTGAAGAACAATTCAAAATATTATGGTTATGCTTGGCTTATGAAAATATCGCCGACGATTTACCAAAAAAAATAAAAACAGCCTCTATCAGTCAGGAAGATGAGATAACTAAAAAGTTGTACGAAGATTATTCACAATTTAAACAAGAGCTATTTCGCAATATTGTAAAACTAAATCCCGAACATGACGAGTTAGAGCTTTTCAAGAAGTCTCAAAAACTGTTAGACCGCTTTCTATTTATTTTCTTTGCCGAAGACAGAAACCTGCTACCTCCCAATTCTATGCGAAAAATTTTGCACCAATGGAAACAGTTGCAAGAGTTAGATGCATATATACCTCTATACGACCGATTTAAGTTGTACTTCAAATATATGAACACTGGACATAAAGGCAAAAATGACGATGTTTATGCATACAACGGCGGACTATTTAAACCCGACACCATACTCGATTCCATTATAATTGATGATGCTGTGTTACACGAACACACGTTAAAACTATCCAACTATGACTATGCAAGCGAAGTAGATGTAAATATCTTGGGGCATATCTTTGAGCATTCACTCAACGAAATAGAGGAGATAAAAGCTAATCTCGAAGGAAAAGAGGTTGATAAAAACAAAACAAAGCGCAAAAAAGACGGAATATATTATACTCCTAAATATATTACCAAGTACATTGTAGAAAACACAGTTGGCAAATTGTGTGACGAGAAAAAACAGGAGTTGGGCATTGTAGAAGAAGATTACATCACAGACAGAAAAAGAAACACTTCAACTAAAAAAACTCTACTCAATAAGTTAGAGTTGTATCGCGCTTGGTTATTGAAACTTACAATCTGCGATCCCGCATGTGGTTCGGGAGCGTTTCTGAATCAAGCGCTCGACTTTCTTATCAAAGAACACCGCTATATAGATGAACTTATTGCCAAAGTTACCGGCGCTTCTATTGTGTTTGGAGATATTGAAATTAGTATTTTAGAAAACAACCTTTTTGGCGTTGACTTAAACGAAGAGAGTGTTGAAATTGCCAAACTTTCTCTATGGTTACGCACTGCACGCCCGCAAAGAAAATTAAACGACCTTAACGACAATATTAAATGTGGAAATTCACTGATTGACGACCCCGAAGTAGCAGGAGATAAAGCGTTTAATTGGGAAGCCGAATTTCCACAAGTATTTGCTGAAGGAGGGTTTGATGTGGTGATTGGAAATCCGCCGTATGTAAGAGGGAGAGAATTAGAAGAAAAGGAAAGAAGATACTTGGACAAATATGGTATAGCATCAAACGATACAGCAATTTTATTTATTAAAATAGGGAAATCTTTAATTAACACGAAAGGGGTTCTGTCGTACATTGTCCCTAAATCTTTATTGTATGCTTCAAATTGGGATGTAATCAGATATGAAATATACAAACACTTGTATATGGTTATTGATTGTGGTAAAGTATGGAATGAAGTATTATTAGAACAGGTTATTTTTGCTTTATCTCATTGTTATTCTAAGGAATACAAAACTGGCTTTAGATTTGAAAATACAATACAAGAGTTAGATTTTGTTGATAACAAGTATGTAGAAATTTTCAATTTTTTACCAGCAAGAGAAACATCTAAGACATTAAGTATTGCTAAAAAAATGTTAAATTCAAGTACTTCTTTGAATTCAGCTTACAAAAATATCGCAGGAGTACCTAACCAAAAACACATAACAAGCTACGGAGATTATAATATGATCGGAGGTGCTGAATTTAATAGGTTTGAAATTTACAAATTCAAAGGCAAGATTGATAAAAAATGGGTACAAACAGATAATGCTTTTATAAAGGAGAATACTTTAATTGTACAAAATATTATTGCACACATATTGTATCCTGTTGAGCATATCAAAATAACTGCTTGCATTCCCTCAAAGGAGCATATTAATGTTACTACTATAGCTAATACTGTAAATCAGCTAAGCACAGAGTTAGAGATTTCTAATAAATTCACATGGTGCATAATTAATTCTAAATTAATAAACTGGTATGTTTTCCATTTTGTCTTCGCAATGGCAATAAGAACAATGCACTTCTATAATCCTATAAGTGAAAAAACACCTTTTAAATATAAAGACATTGACCAACAACCCTTTATCGACAAAGCCGACCAAATGCTTTCGTTAAACAAGTCTCTGCAAGAAATATTGCAAAAATTTACACGTATGCTTGAACGCCGTTTTGAGATTGACAAAATACCTAATCGGCTGCAAGAGTGGCATACACTTTCGTTCAACGAGTTCCTTAATGAACTACGTAAAAGAAAAGTTAAATTATCGTTGGCACAAGAGACAGAGTGGGAAGATTACTTTCACGCCGAAAAAGAGAAAGCTACCACTATCGCAGAACAAATTTCTGCAACCGACCGCGAAATAGACCAAATGGTGTATAAACTATATGATTTAACCGATGAGGAGATAGAAATAGTAGAAAAGGGGTAA
- a CDS encoding ATP-binding protein, whose protein sequence is MKKHYIHKLIEEGEHQQQDFKFAITDAKKIARSLTAFANTDGGRLLIGVKDNGVIAGVRSEEELHMIDAAMQMYTRPKIRCKAKTWIVEGKTVVEVIVEKGNNKPYSAPNENGKWTVYIRQNDNNILANKLLVKSWRKKKSPLGMFIELEREHNILIDYLKEHEHITISKFCRKASINLKHAEDIIVDLLTIDLIDYENVDTKTVYSLKRTNNES, encoded by the coding sequence GTGAAAAAACACTACATACATAAGCTAATAGAAGAGGGAGAGCACCAGCAGCAAGATTTTAAGTTTGCTATTACAGATGCGAAAAAGATTGCTCGCTCGCTAACTGCATTTGCTAACACAGATGGCGGACGTCTCCTAATAGGCGTAAAAGACAACGGCGTTATTGCCGGCGTGCGAAGCGAAGAGGAGCTACATATGATAGATGCCGCTATGCAAATGTACACACGTCCAAAAATCAGATGTAAGGCAAAAACATGGATAGTTGAGGGAAAGACCGTAGTTGAAGTGATTGTTGAAAAGGGAAACAACAAACCCTATTCTGCTCCAAACGAAAACGGAAAGTGGACGGTTTATATTCGACAAAATGATAATAATATATTGGCAAATAAATTGTTAGTTAAATCGTGGAGAAAGAAAAAATCGCCTCTCGGCATGTTTATAGAGTTAGAAAGGGAGCACAATATTTTAATTGACTATCTAAAAGAGCACGAGCATATAACTATATCTAAATTTTGTCGAAAAGCCTCGATTAACCTAAAACATGCTGAAGATATTATTGTCGATTTGTTAACCATTGACCTGATTGATTATGAGAATGTTGACACGAAAACGGTATATTCGCTAAAACGAACGAACAATGAAAGTTAA
- a CDS encoding U32 family peptidase, giving the protein MKKLELLAPARNAATAIDAINHGADAIYMGATKFGAREQATNNFADIEKVIKYAHLFNVKVYVTVNTIFFDNEEKQIRDILIDLWNLGVDAIIIQDTGILEMDLPPICFHMSTQANNATFERIKFWENTGISRVILARELSLTEIAEIKNNTSLELEAFIHGALCVSYSGNCYMSYDMSNRSANRGNCAQPCRFAYNLIDSEGKVIRKNSHLLSLSDLDTSLILSDLIKAGISSFKIEGRLKDSIYVKNITAHYSNLLNSFISKNPDYQRASKGICTIGFSPDPEKSFNRGSSTYFYKGRTEGLINEISPKSMGKYIGKVTKYGNNWFSINSNIVLVNGDGICFQYQGELLGTQIVGKSEKGYLPQNIEGIKTGTEIYRNRDHEFIKQVEKSNNGRKIPCDIKVNFTAQKITVIAKSGDVEVEKEIAFTEVAQNQAKAREAWQTQLSKLGDTCFVLQSIEIEGDTVPHVPISAINSIRREITTDLENKIRSLHLENRDVTQIKVSNFYKSAVDYQENVSNSLAQQFYKKRGVSVVENAFEVEKPKSDEYTVMTTKYCIMFELGMCLKKTNKQDLPKFPLFLTHKERKYKLEFDCNKCQMNINRVKR; this is encoded by the coding sequence ATGAAAAAACTCGAGCTATTAGCACCTGCACGAAACGCAGCAACAGCCATTGATGCCATAAATCATGGAGCTGACGCTATCTATATGGGTGCTACAAAATTTGGTGCTCGCGAACAGGCAACAAACAATTTCGCCGATATCGAAAAGGTAATTAAATATGCTCATCTATTTAATGTTAAGGTATATGTAACCGTTAATACAATTTTTTTTGACAATGAAGAAAAACAGATAAGAGACATACTAATAGATTTATGGAACTTAGGTGTCGATGCCATAATTATCCAAGATACAGGAATTTTGGAAATGGATTTGCCCCCTATCTGCTTTCATATGAGTACGCAAGCGAACAACGCAACTTTTGAGCGTATTAAATTTTGGGAAAATACAGGTATTTCGAGGGTGATTTTAGCACGCGAGCTTAGTCTGACCGAGATTGCCGAAATTAAAAACAACACCTCCTTAGAGTTAGAAGCCTTTATCCACGGGGCTCTATGTGTCTCATATAGTGGCAATTGCTATATGAGTTACGATATGAGCAATCGTAGTGCCAACAGGGGTAATTGCGCACAACCGTGTCGTTTTGCGTACAATTTAATCGATTCAGAGGGGAAAGTTATCAGGAAAAACAGTCACCTGCTCTCTTTAAGCGACTTGGATACAAGCCTTATTCTGAGCGATTTAATAAAAGCGGGGATATCCTCATTTAAAATCGAGGGGAGACTTAAAGATTCAATATACGTAAAAAACATAACTGCACATTACAGCAATTTGCTGAACAGTTTTATCAGCAAAAACCCTGATTATCAAAGAGCTTCAAAAGGTATCTGCACAATAGGTTTTAGCCCCGACCCTGAAAAGAGTTTTAACCGCGGAAGTTCAACCTACTTCTACAAAGGCAGAACCGAGGGGTTGATAAATGAAATCTCCCCAAAATCGATGGGGAAATATATTGGCAAGGTTACTAAATACGGAAACAACTGGTTCTCAATTAATTCCAACATCGTACTTGTAAATGGCGATGGAATATGCTTCCAATATCAAGGTGAACTGTTGGGAACGCAAATAGTAGGAAAATCGGAGAAAGGTTATCTGCCCCAAAATATCGAGGGAATAAAAACAGGCACCGAAATATACAGAAACCGTGACCACGAATTTATTAAACAGGTTGAGAAGTCGAACAATGGCAGAAAAATTCCCTGTGATATAAAGGTTAATTTCACAGCGCAAAAAATTACGGTCATAGCAAAATCGGGCGATGTTGAAGTAGAAAAGGAGATTGCATTTACCGAAGTTGCTCAAAATCAAGCCAAAGCGCGAGAGGCGTGGCAAACTCAGCTCTCTAAACTTGGCGACACATGTTTTGTTTTGCAGTCTATTGAAATAGAGGGCGATACGGTTCCGCATGTGCCCATATCGGCAATAAACAGCATTAGGCGCGAAATAACAACTGATTTGGAGAATAAAATTCGCTCGTTGCATCTCGAAAATCGAGATGTAACACAAATTAAAGTATCTAATTTCTATAAATCAGCTGTCGATTATCAAGAAAACGTCTCAAACAGTCTTGCGCAACAATTTTATAAAAAACGGGGCGTTTCTGTAGTTGAAAATGCTTTTGAGGTAGAGAAACCCAAAAGTGACGAATATACGGTTATGACAACTAAATATTGCATTATGTTTGAACTTGGAATGTGCCTAAAAAAAACTAACAAACAGGATTTACCAAAATTTCCACTATTTTTAACGCACAAAGAGCGAAAATACAAATTGGAATTTGATTGCAATAAGTGTCAGATGAATATCAATAGAGTTAAAAGGTAA